A genomic segment from Micromonospora echinaurantiaca encodes:
- the clpB gene encoding ATP-dependent chaperone ClpB, whose amino-acid sequence MNTERLTTKSRETITGAVALANQRGHATVEPWHLLLSLLDTEGSTAAGLLRAVGANPAELRRAAQRAVDALPAARGSSIAEPTLAREFVNAIGAAEQIARPLGDEYTSTEHLLAGLARVGGAVSGALRSAGATEENLVAAFPTVRGGDRRVTTADPEQTYQALAKYGVDLTASARDGKIDPVIGRDSEIRRVIQVLSRRTKNNPVLIGEPGVGKTAIVEGLAQRIVAGDVPESLRDKKLVSLDLGAMVAGAQYRGQFEERLKSVLEEIKNSDGQVITFLDELHTVVGAGKGEGSMDAGNMLKPMLARGELRMVGATTLDEYREHIEKDPALERRFQPVLVGEPTIEDTIGILRGLKERYEVHHGVRITDAALVAAASLSDRYITDRFLPDKAIDLVDESASRLRMEIDSRPVEVDEIERAVRRLEIEEMALAKEPDAASAERLERLRKELADKREQLTALSERWQLEKSHITKLSTAKEELERLGGEAERAERDGELERAAELRYGRIPALKADLAKAEEELARLQADGAMLKEEVGADDIAAVVASWTGIPAGRLLEGETAKLLRMEESLRARVVGQAEAVGAVSDAVRRARAGVADPDRPTGSFLFLGPTGVGKTELAKALAEFLFDDERAMVRIDMSEYGEKHSVARLVGAPPGYVGYEEGGQLTEAVRRRPYSVILLDEVEKAHPDVFDILLQVLDDGRLTDGQGRTVDFRNAILILTSNLGSSVISDLTLAEEQRREGVLAVVRSHFKPEFLNRLDDIVVFAALQGADLRAIVDIQLDRMRKRLADRRLGLEITDAARDWLAEHGYDPIYGARPLRRLVQSAIGDQLAKALLAGQIRDGDTVKVDLTDPKDSLTVTPA is encoded by the coding sequence ATGAACACGGAACGCCTCACCACCAAGAGCCGCGAGACGATCACCGGTGCCGTCGCGCTGGCGAACCAGCGCGGCCACGCCACCGTGGAGCCCTGGCACCTGCTGCTGTCACTGCTGGACACCGAGGGGTCGACCGCCGCCGGCCTGCTGCGCGCCGTCGGGGCCAACCCGGCAGAGCTGCGCCGGGCCGCCCAGCGCGCGGTCGACGCGCTGCCCGCCGCACGCGGCTCCAGCATCGCCGAGCCGACCCTGGCCCGCGAGTTCGTCAACGCCATCGGTGCCGCCGAGCAGATCGCCCGCCCGCTGGGCGACGAGTACACCTCGACCGAGCACCTGCTCGCCGGCCTGGCCCGGGTGGGTGGCGCGGTGTCCGGCGCGCTCAGGTCCGCCGGCGCCACCGAGGAGAACCTGGTCGCCGCCTTCCCGACCGTGCGCGGCGGGGACCGGCGGGTCACCACCGCCGACCCGGAGCAGACCTACCAGGCGCTGGCCAAGTACGGCGTCGACCTGACCGCCAGCGCGCGGGACGGCAAGATCGACCCGGTGATCGGCCGGGACTCGGAGATCCGCCGGGTGATCCAGGTGCTGTCCCGGCGCACCAAGAACAACCCGGTGCTGATCGGCGAGCCGGGCGTCGGCAAGACCGCCATCGTCGAGGGGCTGGCCCAGCGGATCGTGGCCGGCGACGTGCCGGAGTCGCTGCGGGACAAGAAGCTCGTCTCGCTCGACCTGGGCGCGATGGTCGCCGGCGCGCAGTACCGCGGCCAGTTCGAGGAGCGGCTGAAGTCCGTGCTGGAGGAGATCAAGAACTCCGACGGGCAGGTCATCACGTTCCTCGACGAGCTGCACACCGTGGTCGGCGCCGGCAAGGGTGAGGGCTCGATGGACGCCGGCAACATGCTCAAGCCGATGCTGGCCCGCGGCGAGCTGCGGATGGTCGGCGCCACCACGCTGGACGAGTACCGCGAGCACATCGAGAAGGACCCGGCGCTGGAGCGCCGCTTCCAGCCGGTGCTGGTCGGCGAACCGACCATCGAGGACACCATCGGCATCCTGCGCGGCCTTAAGGAGCGCTACGAGGTGCACCACGGCGTACGGATCACCGACGCCGCCCTGGTCGCCGCAGCGTCCCTCTCCGACCGCTACATCACCGACCGGTTCCTGCCGGACAAGGCGATCGACCTGGTCGACGAGTCCGCGTCCCGGCTCCGGATGGAGATCGACTCCCGGCCAGTCGAGGTGGACGAGATCGAGCGGGCGGTGCGCCGCCTGGAGATCGAGGAGATGGCGCTGGCCAAGGAGCCGGACGCCGCCTCCGCCGAGCGGCTGGAACGGCTGCGCAAGGAACTGGCCGACAAGCGTGAGCAGCTCACCGCGCTGTCGGAGCGCTGGCAGCTGGAGAAGAGCCACATCACCAAGCTCTCCACCGCCAAGGAGGAGCTGGAGCGGCTCGGCGGCGAGGCCGAGCGGGCCGAGCGCGACGGTGAGCTGGAGCGCGCCGCCGAGCTGCGCTACGGCCGGATCCCCGCGCTCAAGGCCGACCTGGCCAAGGCCGAGGAGGAGCTGGCCCGCCTGCAGGCCGACGGCGCGATGCTCAAGGAGGAGGTCGGCGCGGACGACATCGCGGCTGTGGTCGCCTCCTGGACCGGCATCCCCGCCGGCCGGCTGCTGGAGGGCGAGACGGCCAAGCTGCTCCGGATGGAGGAGTCGCTGCGCGCCCGGGTGGTCGGCCAGGCCGAGGCGGTGGGCGCCGTCTCCGACGCGGTCCGCCGCGCCCGCGCCGGCGTGGCCGACCCGGACCGGCCGACCGGCAGCTTCCTCTTCCTCGGCCCGACCGGCGTCGGCAAGACCGAGCTGGCCAAGGCGCTCGCCGAGTTCCTCTTCGACGACGAGCGGGCGATGGTCCGCATCGACATGAGCGAGTACGGCGAGAAGCACTCCGTTGCCCGCCTGGTCGGCGCCCCGCCCGGCTACGTCGGCTACGAGGAGGGCGGCCAGCTCACCGAGGCGGTGCGCCGCCGGCCGTACTCGGTGATCCTGCTGGACGAGGTGGAGAAGGCCCACCCGGACGTCTTCGACATCCTGCTCCAGGTGCTCGACGACGGTCGGCTCACCGACGGGCAGGGCCGGACGGTGGACTTCCGCAACGCGATCCTGATCCTCACCTCCAACCTCGGGTCGTCGGTGATCAGCGACCTGACGCTGGCCGAGGAGCAGCGCCGGGAGGGCGTCCTCGCGGTGGTCCGGTCGCACTTCAAGCCGGAGTTCCTCAACCGGCTGGACGACATCGTGGTGTTCGCCGCGCTCCAGGGCGCCGACCTGCGGGCCATCGTGGACATCCAGCTCGACCGGATGCGCAAGCGGCTCGCCGACCGCCGGCTGGGCCTGGAGATCACCGACGCCGCCCGCGATTGGCTGGCCGAGCACGGGTACGACCCGATCTACGGCGCCCGCCCGCTGCGCCGCCTGGTGCAGTCGGCCATCGGCGACCAGCTCGCCAAGGCCCTCCTGGCCGGCCAGATCCGCGACGGCGACACCGTGAAGGTCGACCTGACCGACCCCAAGGACAGCCTCACAGTCACCCCAGCCTGA
- a CDS encoding DUF4178 domain-containing protein, translating into MNGSVAYLAAAVGCLVGVAGIVVAVVALRRARSRPQGRPAPGDPLRDRDADALRGDPRRLQPGDLVEIRQVTYAVRGSIRLVEGGWSWTEHLLDDAAGVRRWLSVEEDPELELVLWTAEPAATITPGAPTIDFAGRRYSWDESGQARYTATGTTGLDPNGTMRYHDYQAPGGARLSFEAYGEAGWEVARGEVLHRAEVMIYPQGGTDR; encoded by the coding sequence GTGAACGGGTCGGTGGCGTACCTGGCGGCGGCGGTGGGGTGCCTGGTCGGGGTGGCCGGAATCGTGGTCGCAGTGGTGGCGCTGCGCCGTGCCCGGTCCCGGCCGCAGGGCCGGCCGGCCCCGGGCGACCCGTTGCGCGACCGGGACGCCGACGCGCTGCGCGGCGACCCGCGCCGCCTGCAACCCGGCGACCTGGTGGAGATCCGGCAGGTGACGTACGCGGTCCGCGGCTCGATCCGGCTGGTCGAGGGCGGCTGGAGCTGGACCGAGCACCTGCTGGACGACGCCGCCGGCGTACGCCGCTGGCTCTCCGTGGAGGAGGACCCGGAGCTGGAACTGGTGCTCTGGACCGCCGAGCCGGCCGCGACCATCACCCCGGGCGCCCCGACCATCGACTTCGCCGGCCGCCGCTACAGCTGGGACGAGTCCGGGCAGGCCCGCTACACCGCCACCGGCACCACCGGCCTCGACCCGAACGGCACCATGCGCTACCACGACTACCAGGCCCCCGGCGGCGCCCGGCTCTCCTTCGAGGCGTACGGCGAGGCGGGCTGGGAGGTGGCCCGGGGCGAGGTGCTGCACCGGGCCGAGGTGATGATCTACCCGCAGGGCGGGACCGACCGGTGA
- a CDS encoding DUF2617 family protein produces the protein MIVTLHAPYVDTSAADLSLALDDVERPALHVLDLDLPGAVRLRLRLLGASHQVVLRAPGAALTETVACLPGRPPELPGALHDERAGYRFTATVLRPAGSGLRDRVAALRADLADDPYALVGVFPGDVDAVTALSVRPDPPDGTLGWRTWHAYPQTNELVLTETVVALR, from the coding sequence GTGATCGTCACCCTGCACGCCCCGTACGTCGACACCAGCGCGGCCGACCTCAGCCTCGCCCTCGACGACGTCGAGCGGCCCGCGCTGCACGTGCTGGACCTCGACCTGCCCGGCGCCGTCCGGCTGCGGCTGCGCCTGCTCGGCGCCTCGCACCAGGTGGTGCTGCGGGCACCCGGCGCGGCGCTGACCGAGACCGTGGCCTGCCTGCCCGGCCGGCCCCCCGAGCTGCCCGGAGCGCTGCACGACGAGCGGGCCGGCTACCGGTTCACCGCCACCGTGCTGCGCCCCGCGGGCAGCGGCCTGCGGGACCGGGTGGCCGCCCTCCGGGCCGACCTGGCCGACGACCCGTACGCGCTGGTGGGGGTGTTTCCCGGCGACGTCGACGCGGTCACCGCGCTGTCGGTGCGGCCCGACCCGCCGGACGGCACCCTCGGCTGGCGCACCTGGCACGCGTACCCCCAGACCAACGAGCTGGTCCTGACCGAAACGGTGGTGGCACTGCGATGA
- a CDS encoding DUF4247 domain-containing protein codes for MTYRRWFVVGAVFAVIGALVAAFAIFYGNFSPRGYVEDRYTRASSRDIGADAVAYTSPRSPSQVAKEVTDAWQPADQYVDGSGVYLRYDDDSVVILPIATGSVILLERLRTAYPRYHSTVGNHWGWGRGNTVRGGGPGSGK; via the coding sequence ATGACGTACCGACGCTGGTTCGTGGTGGGGGCGGTGTTCGCCGTCATCGGCGCGCTGGTCGCCGCGTTCGCCATCTTCTACGGCAATTTCTCGCCGCGCGGCTACGTGGAGGACCGGTACACCCGGGCGTCCAGCCGGGACATCGGCGCGGACGCGGTTGCGTACACGTCGCCCCGGTCGCCGAGCCAGGTGGCGAAGGAGGTCACCGACGCCTGGCAGCCGGCCGACCAGTACGTCGACGGCAGCGGCGTCTACCTGCGCTACGACGACGACTCGGTGGTCATCCTGCCGATCGCCACCGGCTCGGTGATCCTGCTCGAACGGCTGCGCACCGCCTACCCGCGCTACCACTCCACGGTCGGCAACCACTGGGGCTGGGGGCGCGGCAACACCGTCCGGGGCGGCGGCCCGGGCAGCGGCAAGTAA
- a CDS encoding DUF350 domain-containing protein, which produces MQTLVTDLLVTLAYGVVGVLLMGIGYVLVDVATPGRLNELIWNERNRNAALLLASNLAGVGIIVVAAIAASEDDFVLGLVGAAAYGVLGLVIMAAAFLLLDAATPGRLGELLVDPEPHPAVWVSAVVHLATGAIIAAAIS; this is translated from the coding sequence GTGCAGACCCTCGTCACCGATCTGCTGGTCACCCTCGCCTACGGGGTGGTCGGCGTCCTGCTGATGGGCATCGGCTACGTCCTGGTGGACGTCGCCACCCCCGGCAGGCTCAACGAGCTGATCTGGAACGAGCGCAACCGCAACGCCGCGCTGCTGCTCGCCTCGAACCTGGCCGGGGTGGGCATCATCGTGGTCGCCGCGATCGCCGCCAGCGAGGACGACTTCGTGCTCGGTCTGGTCGGCGCGGCGGCGTACGGCGTCCTCGGCCTGGTCATCATGGCGGCGGCGTTCCTGCTGCTCGACGCGGCCACCCCGGGCCGGCTGGGCGAGCTGCTGGTCGACCCGGAGCCGCACCCGGCGGTCTGGGTCTCGGCCGTCGTCCACCTCGCCACCGGCGCGATCATCGCCGCCGCGATCAGCTGA
- a CDS encoding polyamine aminopropyltransferase, with the protein MTVDAPERPRWRLARAAVLLAVFVCAACGLVYELALVALGSYLIGDTVGQASIVLGVMVFAMGVGALAAKPLQSRAAAAFAAVELALALLGGLSVLGLYAAFAWLDLYGPALVGTAFVLGLLIGAEIPLLMVLLQRIREQAAGSAVADLFAADYVGALLGGLAFPFLLLPAFGQLKGALVVGVVNAAAGLALVCTVFRRELSRRARVALGAGTAVVALCLGYAWVTAHDFELTARQQLYRDPVVHAERSRYQEIVLTRSVSEPGRTGTDLRLYLNGDLQFSSSDEYRYHEALVHPVLNGPRGEVLVLGAGDGLAVRELLRYPDVRRITVVDLDPAVVALARSEPQLRRLNGGALDDPRVRVLHADAFTWLRNATDRFDAVVADLPDPDETATAKLYTVEFYALVRAVLADGGRLVVQSGSPYFAPRSYWSIEASLREAGFATTPYHVDVPSFGDWGFLLAAPGAAPPALALPADAPALRFLDAATLAAAGAFPADRRRLDVPASTLLHPRVLEYARAEWRGY; encoded by the coding sequence GTGACCGTCGACGCGCCGGAACGGCCGCGCTGGCGACTGGCCCGGGCGGCGGTGCTGCTCGCGGTCTTCGTCTGCGCGGCCTGCGGCCTGGTCTACGAGCTGGCCCTGGTCGCGCTCGGCAGCTACCTGATCGGCGACACGGTCGGCCAGGCGTCGATCGTGCTCGGCGTGATGGTCTTCGCGATGGGCGTCGGCGCGCTAGCCGCGAAGCCGTTGCAGTCCCGGGCGGCCGCCGCGTTCGCCGCCGTCGAGCTGGCGCTGGCGCTGCTCGGCGGTCTGTCGGTGCTCGGCCTCTACGCCGCCTTCGCCTGGCTCGACCTCTACGGGCCGGCGCTGGTCGGCACCGCCTTCGTGCTCGGGCTGCTGATCGGCGCGGAGATCCCGCTGCTGATGGTGCTGCTGCAACGGATCCGGGAGCAGGCCGCCGGCAGCGCGGTCGCCGACCTGTTCGCCGCCGACTACGTCGGCGCGCTGCTCGGCGGGCTGGCCTTCCCGTTCCTGCTGCTGCCGGCCTTCGGCCAGCTCAAGGGGGCGTTGGTGGTGGGCGTGGTGAACGCGGCCGCCGGCCTCGCGCTGGTCTGCACCGTCTTCCGCCGCGAGCTGAGCCGCCGGGCGCGGGTCGCGCTCGGCGCCGGCACCGCCGTGGTCGCCCTCTGCCTCGGGTACGCGTGGGTGACCGCGCACGACTTCGAGCTGACCGCCCGCCAGCAGCTCTACCGGGACCCGGTGGTGCACGCCGAGCGCAGCCGGTACCAGGAGATCGTGCTGACCCGCTCGGTCAGCGAACCCGGCCGCACCGGCACCGACCTGCGGCTCTACCTCAACGGCGACCTCCAGTTCAGCTCGTCCGACGAGTACCGCTACCACGAGGCGCTGGTGCACCCGGTGCTGAACGGGCCGCGCGGCGAGGTGCTGGTGCTCGGCGCCGGCGACGGGCTCGCGGTCCGTGAGCTGCTGCGCTACCCGGACGTCCGGCGGATCACCGTGGTCGACCTGGACCCGGCGGTGGTGGCGCTGGCCCGCAGCGAGCCGCAGCTGCGCCGGCTCAACGGCGGGGCGCTCGACGACCCCCGGGTGCGGGTGCTGCACGCCGACGCGTTCACCTGGCTGCGCAACGCCACGGACCGGTTCGACGCGGTGGTAGCGGACCTGCCCGACCCGGACGAGACGGCCACCGCCAAGCTCTACACGGTCGAGTTCTACGCGCTGGTCCGCGCGGTGCTCGCTGACGGCGGCCGGCTGGTGGTGCAGTCCGGCTCGCCGTACTTCGCGCCCCGGTCGTACTGGTCGATCGAGGCGTCGCTACGCGAGGCGGGCTTCGCCACCACGCCGTACCACGTGGACGTGCCCTCCTTCGGCGACTGGGGTTTCCTGCTCGCCGCACCCGGCGCCGCCCCGCCCGCGCTGGCGCTGCCGGCCGACGCGCCGGCGCTGCGCTTCCTCGACGCGGCGACCCTGGCCGCGGCCGGGGCCTTCCCCGCCGACCGGCGCCGGCTGGACGTGCCGGCCTCCACCCTGCTGCACCCCAGGGTGCTGGAGTACGCCCGCGCGGAGTGGCGCGGCTACTGA
- a CDS encoding SDR family NAD(P)-dependent oxidoreductase, whose amino-acid sequence MTVDQPDTERRALITGGTAGIGAAFARRLAADGWHLVLVARDADRLAATAAELIGRYGRTVETIPADLSTDDGCAAVERRLAAEPPVELLVNNAGISLNTPFLRSSVEDESRLLRLNVHAVMRLTLAALRPMTERRRGAVINVSSVAGFGAVMPGSTYSASKAWVTNFSESVGQSARPFGVRVMALCPGYTRTEFHDRAGINMSKTPGWMWLRADDVVDEALRDLRKGKLVSVPAWKYKLAVAGLRHAPRRLLEVVSRDTRGRIGREHG is encoded by the coding sequence GTGACCGTCGACCAGCCCGACACCGAGCGGCGGGCACTGATCACCGGAGGCACGGCCGGCATCGGCGCGGCCTTCGCCCGGCGGCTCGCCGCCGACGGCTGGCACCTGGTGCTGGTGGCCCGGGACGCCGACCGCCTCGCCGCGACGGCCGCGGAGCTGATTGGCCGGTACGGCCGGACGGTGGAGACCATCCCCGCCGACCTGTCCACCGACGACGGATGCGCCGCGGTGGAACGTCGGCTCGCCGCGGAGCCCCCGGTCGAGCTGCTGGTGAACAACGCCGGGATCAGCCTGAACACGCCGTTCCTGCGGTCGTCCGTCGAGGACGAGTCCCGGTTGCTCCGGCTCAACGTGCACGCGGTGATGCGACTGACCCTGGCCGCCCTCCGGCCGATGACCGAACGCCGGCGCGGGGCAGTGATAAATGTCTCTTCCGTCGCCGGTTTCGGGGCCGTGATGCCGGGGTCGACGTACTCGGCCAGCAAGGCGTGGGTGACCAACTTCAGTGAGTCGGTGGGCCAGTCCGCCCGGCCGTTCGGGGTGCGGGTGATGGCGCTCTGCCCCGGCTACACCCGCACCGAGTTCCACGACCGGGCCGGCATCAACATGTCGAAGACACCGGGGTGGATGTGGCTGCGGGCCGACGACGTGGTCGACGAGGCACTGCGTGACCTGCGGAAAGGCAAGCTGGTCAGCGTTCCGGCGTGGAAGTACAAGCTCGCCGTGGCGGGCCTGCGGCACGCACCGCGGCGGCTGCTCGAGGTGGTCTCCCGGGACACCCGGGGCCGGATCGGCCGCGAGCACGGCTGA
- the pyrE gene encoding orotate phosphoribosyltransferase — MGAHDDLRKFITDLAVVHGRVVLSSGREADWYVDLRRVTLHHQAAPLVGRVMRDLTADWAYDAVGGLTLGADPIALSMLHAASETDRPLDAFVVRKAGKAHGLQRRIEGPDVAGRRVLAVEDTSTTGGSVLTAVEALREVGAEVVGVAVIVDRGAGDAVRAAGLPYRAAYTLADLGLVA, encoded by the coding sequence ATGGGGGCCCACGACGACCTGCGTAAATTCATTACCGACCTGGCTGTGGTCCACGGACGGGTGGTGCTCTCCTCCGGGCGCGAGGCCGACTGGTACGTCGATCTGCGGCGCGTCACGCTCCATCACCAGGCTGCGCCGTTGGTCGGCCGGGTGATGCGTGACCTCACCGCCGACTGGGCGTACGACGCGGTGGGTGGGCTGACTCTCGGCGCGGATCCGATCGCGCTGTCGATGCTGCACGCCGCGTCCGAAACTGATCGCCCGCTGGACGCCTTCGTGGTCCGTAAGGCGGGCAAGGCGCATGGGTTGCAGCGCCGGATTGAAGGTCCGGACGTGGCCGGGCGCCGGGTGTTGGCGGTGGAGGACACCTCCACCACCGGGGGAAGTGTGTTGACCGCCGTCGAGGCCCTTCGCGAGGTCGGGGCCGAGGTGGTGGGTGTGGCGGTTATTGTTGATCGAGGCGCCGGCGACGCGGTGCGAGCCGCCGGATTGCCGTATCGGGCGGCCTATACGTTGGCTGACCTCGGCCTTGTGGCGTAA
- a CDS encoding ArsR/SmtB family transcription factor, with the protein MEYVGTALAEMTMPQISPLAGEPIERADAERLAGVLKALADPARLRLLSLIQSAPEGEACVCDLTAPLGLSQPTVSHHLRILTEAGLLEREKRGVWAYYRLVPTAIATIADLLTPPRKRATKKAR; encoded by the coding sequence ATGGAATACGTGGGAACTGCGTTGGCTGAAATGACTATGCCTCAGATCTCGCCGCTTGCCGGCGAGCCGATCGAACGTGCCGATGCCGAGCGTCTCGCCGGGGTCCTCAAGGCCCTCGCCGACCCCGCCCGGTTGCGGCTGCTCAGCCTGATCCAGTCGGCGCCCGAGGGCGAGGCGTGCGTGTGCGATTTGACCGCGCCGCTCGGCCTCTCGCAGCCGACGGTCAGCCACCACCTGCGGATCCTCACCGAGGCCGGCCTGCTGGAGCGGGAGAAGCGTGGTGTGTGGGCGTACTACCGGCTGGTCCCGACCGCGATCGCCACGATCGCCGATCTGCTGACCCCGCCGCGCAAGCGGGCCACCAAGAAGGCTCGCTGA
- a CDS encoding DedA family protein, whose translation MPTPTTTLALGPSWLDPEVLISTFGLLGILVIVFAESGLLIGFFLPGDSLLFTAGLLTADGQYITWPLWLVCLLITIAAIAGDQVGYAFGRKVGPALFRRPNSRLFKQENVLKAHDFFEKYGARSIVLARFVPIVRTFTPIVAGVSRMNYRTFVTYNVIGGILWGTGVTVLGYFLGQIPFVKANIELILIAIVGISVVPIVVELLRARMAAKRGTTPQERAAAEEAIRETREHYGKH comes from the coding sequence GTGCCGACGCCCACCACCACCCTGGCCCTGGGGCCGAGCTGGCTCGATCCAGAGGTGTTGATCTCGACGTTCGGGCTGCTCGGCATCCTGGTCATCGTCTTCGCCGAGTCGGGCCTGCTGATCGGCTTCTTCCTGCCGGGCGACTCGCTGCTGTTCACCGCGGGCCTGCTCACCGCCGACGGGCAGTACATCACCTGGCCGCTCTGGCTGGTCTGCCTGCTGATCACCATTGCCGCGATCGCCGGCGACCAGGTCGGCTACGCGTTCGGCCGCAAGGTCGGCCCGGCGCTGTTCCGTCGCCCCAACTCGCGGCTGTTCAAGCAGGAGAACGTGCTCAAGGCGCACGACTTCTTCGAGAAGTACGGCGCCCGCTCCATCGTGCTGGCCCGGTTCGTGCCGATCGTGCGGACCTTCACCCCGATCGTGGCCGGGGTGAGCCGGATGAACTACCGCACCTTCGTGACCTACAACGTGATCGGCGGGATCCTGTGGGGCACCGGCGTGACGGTGCTCGGCTACTTCCTCGGCCAGATCCCGTTCGTCAAGGCGAACATCGAGCTGATCCTGATCGCCATCGTCGGCATCTCGGTGGTCCCGATCGTGGTCGAGCTGCTCCGGGCGCGGATGGCGGCCAAGCGTGGCACCACCCCGCAGGAGCGGGCCGCCGCCGAGGAGGCGATCCGGGAGACCCGCGAGCACTACGGCAAGCACTGA
- a CDS encoding thioesterase family protein — translation MTYEAFYEPAGANRFVATPATAGPWDPAAQHAGPPSALLARALADHDPVDGQPLTRVSVDILRPVPVAELSLRVRTLRAGRRITLVEGIAEAGGQEVLHARGWRILTPAEPTPATPDDAPPAPGPDAGTEPEFWSSAHAAGYLAAMQWRFVAGAFAEPGPARVWVRPRIPLLPAEPVRPAELALLVADSGSGVSARLDLARWLFVNVDLTVTLHRPPRGEWLLLDSATTIGPHGSGVAESRLADTAGTVGRAVQTLVVAPR, via the coding sequence ATGACGTACGAGGCGTTCTACGAGCCGGCCGGCGCGAACCGGTTCGTGGCCACCCCGGCGACCGCCGGCCCGTGGGATCCCGCCGCCCAGCACGCCGGACCGCCGTCGGCGCTGCTCGCCCGGGCGCTCGCCGACCACGATCCGGTCGACGGTCAGCCGCTCACCCGGGTGTCGGTGGACATCCTGCGCCCGGTTCCGGTGGCGGAGCTGAGCCTGCGCGTCCGGACGCTGCGCGCCGGTCGCCGGATCACCCTGGTGGAGGGGATCGCCGAGGCGGGCGGGCAGGAGGTGCTGCACGCCCGGGGCTGGCGCATCCTCACCCCGGCCGAGCCGACACCGGCGACGCCCGACGACGCGCCGCCGGCGCCCGGGCCCGACGCCGGCACCGAGCCGGAGTTCTGGTCGTCGGCGCACGCCGCCGGTTACCTGGCGGCGATGCAATGGCGCTTCGTCGCCGGCGCGTTCGCCGAGCCGGGTCCGGCCCGGGTGTGGGTACGGCCCCGGATCCCGCTGCTGCCCGCGGAGCCGGTCCGCCCGGCGGAGCTGGCGCTGCTGGTGGCCGACTCGGGCAGCGGGGTCAGTGCCCGGCTGGACCTGGCCCGCTGGCTCTTCGTGAACGTCGACCTGACGGTGACCCTGCACCGGCCGCCCCGCGGCGAGTGGCTGCTGCTCGACTCGGCCACCACGATCGGGCCGCACGGTTCCGGCGTCGCGGAGAGCCGGCTGGCCGACACCGCCGGCACGGTGGGCCGGGCGGTGCAGACGCTCGTCGTCGCGCCACGCTGA